One part of the Eubalaena glacialis isolate mEubGla1 chromosome 19, mEubGla1.1.hap2.+ XY, whole genome shotgun sequence genome encodes these proteins:
- the PEX12 gene encoding peroxisome assembly protein 12 has protein sequence MAEHGAHITTASAVDDQPSIFEVVAQDSLMTAVRPALQHVVKVLAESNPARYGFLWRWFDEIFTLLDLLLQQHYLSKTSASFSENFYGLKRIVMGDTHKLQRLASAGLPKKQLWKSVMFLVLLPYLKVKLEKLISSLREEDEYSIHPPTSRWKRFYRALLAAYPFVNMAWEGWFLVQQLRYILGKAQHHSPLLSLAGVRLGRLTVQDIQALEHRPAEASMRQQPAGSVGEKIKSALKQAVGGAASCLSTGLSVGVFFLQFLEWWYSSGNQETIKSLTALPTPPPPVHLDYNSDSPLLPQMKTVCPLCRKNRVNDTVLATSGYVFCYRCVFNYVRSHRACPITGYPTQVQHLIKLYSPEN, from the exons ATGGCTGAGCACGGGGCTCACATCACAACTGCTTCTGCGGTGGATGACCAGCCATCCATCTTTGAGGTGGTAGCACAGGACAGTTTAATGACAGCAGTGAGACCTGCTCTTCAGCATGTGGTCAAG gtTCTTGCAGAATCAAATCCTGCCCGCTACGGCTTCTTGTGGAGGTGGTTTGATGAAATCTTCACCCTTTTAGAtcttctgctccagcaacatTATCTGTCTAAAACCAGCGCCTCGTTTTCTGAAAACTTTTATGGCTTAAAGAGGATCGTAATGGGAGACACACACAAGCTTCAGAGATTGGCCAGTGCTGGTCTCCCAAAGAAGCAGCTTTGGAAGTCAGTTATGTTCCTGGTTCTTCTTCCCTATCTGAAAGTGAAGCTGGAGAAGCTGATTTCTAGCCTGAGAGAAGAGGATGAATATTCCATTCATCCCCCTACTTCCCGCTGGAAACGATTTTACAGAGCCTTGCTGGCAGCCTACCCATTTGTTAACATGGCCTGGGAAGGCTGGTTTCTTGTACAGCAGCTTCGATACATCCTAGGAAAGGCTCAGCATCACTCACCACTGCTGAGTCTGGCTGGGGTTCGGCTAGGTCGACTTACAGTTCAGGATATACAAGCTCTGGAGCACAGACCAGCTGAAGCCAGCATGAGGCAGCAACCAGCTGGGAG CGTTGGCGAGAAGATAAAGTCAGCTCTGAAGCAAGCTGTGGGAGGTGCCGCCTCATGCCTCTCTACTGGCCTTTCGGTGGGTGTATTCTTCCTGCAGTTCCTTGAGTGGTGGTATTCATCCGGAAACCAAGAAACCATCAAGTCATTGACTGCCTTGCCTACTCCACCACCACCCGTACATCTAGACTACAATTCTGATTCTCCCCTGTTGCCCCAAATGAAGACTGTGTGCCCACTGTGTCGTAAAAACCGGGTGAACGACACCGTTCTCGCCACCTCTGGCTATGTGTTTTGTTACCGCTGTGTGTTTAATTACGTGAGGAGTCACCGAGCTTGTCCCATCACAGGTTATCCAACACAAGTACAGCATCTGATTAAACTGTACTCCCCTGAGAACTGA